One window of Papaver somniferum cultivar HN1 chromosome 9, ASM357369v1, whole genome shotgun sequence genomic DNA carries:
- the LOC113312234 gene encoding prostatic spermine-binding protein-like, which yields MEYVVLPSSEGDYDDTDLEEEVVPGQNGEGAFDYYGYYNDQIPNDFEHAVEHVYADGYVGDKYEHDGDADEDSGDEEDYDDDEDDDDEEDDDDEDSDDGDDALYDDAGLYDDDDVEA from the coding sequence ATGGAATACGTGGTACTTCCATCATCAGAAGGAGATTATGATGATACAGacttagaagaagaagttgttcctgGTCAAAACGGGGAAGGAGCATTTGATTATTATGGATATTACAACGATCAAATCCCAAATGACTTTGAACATGCAGTTGAACATGTTTATGCAGACggatatgtgggagacaaatatgAACATGATGGAGATGCCGATGAGGATTCTGGCGATGAGGAGGATTATGACGATGATGAGGACGATGACGATGAGGAggacgatgatgatgaggattctgacgatGGCGATGATGCTCTGTATGATGATGCGGGTctgtatgatgatgatgatgttgaggcaTAA